The proteins below come from a single Hemibagrus wyckioides isolate EC202008001 linkage group LG22, SWU_Hwy_1.0, whole genome shotgun sequence genomic window:
- the LOC131343301 gene encoding class I histocompatibility antigen, Non-RT1.A alpha-1 chain-like, with the protein MEEGSALLKVLLILSFSLRLSSDTHSLQFLYTAVTPGIHFQEFTSVGLLDGEQFQYYDSNIRKMIPKTEWMKKISADDPDYWNREMEKQQDEQYKFIFHLSSVMQSFNQTEGIHTLQRMYGCELYDDGTTRGYDQFGYDGEDFISLNLTTETWTADNDKAVIFIKEWDPTGYEAKKQKSYLEKECIYWITKYVSYGRETLERKDKVYPPTASVFQKHSPSPEVVCHATGFFPKEVMISWRKDGEDVNEDVELRETLPNQDGSFQKRSILKVPAEDLQKHTYTCVIQHSSLKEELVLNVNINNHEKSIYEGSGGGSNGGSGGGSGGGSGGGSGGGSGGGLIVGVVMTVVLALVVCAGIMVWRWRRRRTGERRKEADVEFSENRYRDVSISGDTTRMESIF; encoded by the exons ATGGAGGAGGGCAGTGCTTTACTGAAAGTTCTTCTtattctctccttttctcttcgTTTATCATCAG acacacactctcttcagTTCCTCTACACTGCAGTTACACCAGGAATACATTTTCAAGAGTTCACTTCTGTTGGTCTGCTGGATGGAGAGCAGTTTCAGTATTACGACAGTAACATCAGGAAGATGATCCCAAAGACAGAATGGATGAAGAAGATCAGTGCTGATGATCCAGATTACTggaacagagagatggagaagcaGCAGGATGAACAGTACAAATTCATATTCCACCTGAGTTCTGTAATGCAAAGTTTTAATCAGACTGAAG ggattcACACACTCCAGAGGATGTACGGCTGTGAGCTCTATGATGACGGCACCACTAGAGGATATGATCAGTTCGGTTATGATGGAGAAGATTTCATCAGTCTGAATCTGACAACTGAAACCTGGACTGCAGATAATGATAAAGCTGTGATCTTTATAAAGGAGTGGGATCCTACAGGATATGAGGCTAAGAAGCAGAAGAGCTACTTGGAGAAGGAGTGTATCTATTGGATAACAAAGTATGTGTCTTACGGCAGAGAGACTCTGGAGAGGAAAGATAAAGTGT aTCCTCCTACAGCATCAGTGTTCCAGAAACACTCGCCTTCTCCAGAGGTGGTGTGTCACGCTACaggtttcttccccaaagaGGTGATGATCTCCTGGAGGAAGGACGGAGAGGACGTGAACGAGGACGTGGAGCTCAGAGAGACGTTACCCAACCAGGATGGAAGCTTCCAGAAGAGAAGCATTCTGAAAGTCCCAGCTGAGgatctgcagaaacacacctacacctgcgTGATTCAGCACAGCAGCTTGAAGGAGGAGTTAGTGCTGAATGTGAACATAAACAATCATGAAAAATCTATCT ATGAAGGATCAGGTGGAGGATCAAATGGAGGATCAGGTGGAGGATCAGGTGGAGGATCAGGTGGAGGATCAGGTGGAGGATCAGGTGGAGGACTCATTGTTGGTGTAGTCATGACTGTTGTTCTTGCTCTCGTTGTTTGTgctggaattatggtctggagatggagaagaagaagaacaggtgagaggaggaaggaggcagATGTGGAGTTTTCAGAGAACAGATATAGAGATGTTTCAATTTCAG gaGACACTACGAGGATGGAgagtatattttaa